A region from the Acidobacteriota bacterium genome encodes:
- the rbsK gene encoding ribokinase — translation MAKRPRIAVVGSANVDLTTFTDQFPKPGETIFGQKFDMGFGGKGANQAVAARLCGSDVFMVARVGDDLFGPATIKNFEKLGIDASQVKQVAGLSSGVAPIFVDPAGQNRILVVKGANDALKPADVDSAADVLKSADCIVLQFEIPLETVYYTIKFARKNGIRCLLNPAPAQPIDVKAIADLDYFVPNESEAETITGMPVKNVDDAKKCAQKLLAGGIRRVIITLGANGSLLAGSEGMEHVPAFTMKSVDSTGAGDAFIGSFATFLGEGLPEREAVRRANLYAGLSTTGVGTQKSFYDRARFDQEWSARSKS, via the coding sequence ATGGCAAAGCGTCCGCGTATTGCAGTGGTAGGAAGTGCCAACGTCGACCTGACTACGTTCACCGACCAGTTCCCCAAGCCGGGAGAAACAATCTTTGGCCAGAAATTTGATATGGGATTCGGTGGCAAGGGCGCCAATCAGGCCGTCGCCGCCCGACTCTGTGGCTCCGATGTTTTCATGGTCGCACGCGTTGGTGATGACCTATTCGGACCCGCAACGATCAAGAATTTTGAAAAATTAGGTATCGATGCGTCACAGGTAAAACAGGTCGCCGGCCTGTCAAGCGGTGTGGCTCCGATCTTTGTTGATCCCGCCGGACAGAATCGGATTTTGGTCGTCAAAGGAGCCAACGACGCCCTAAAACCGGCGGACGTGGATTCCGCAGCCGACGTCCTGAAGAGCGCCGACTGCATCGTCCTGCAATTTGAAATACCACTGGAAACTGTCTACTACACCATCAAGTTCGCGCGTAAGAATGGCATTCGCTGCCTCCTCAATCCAGCCCCAGCGCAACCCATCGACGTCAAAGCGATCGCCGATCTTGATTACTTTGTCCCGAACGAAAGCGAAGCGGAAACGATTACCGGGATGCCGGTGAAGAATGTGGACGACGCGAAGAAGTGCGCGCAGAAGCTTCTGGCAGGTGGAATCCGCCGCGTCATTATCACGCTCGGCGCAAATGGCTCGCTGCTCGCCGGAAGTGAAGGCATGGAACACGTACCTGCATTCACGATGAAAAGCGTGGACAGCACTGGAGCGGGAGACGCGTTTATTGGCAGCTTCGCCACCTTTCTTGGTGAAGGCCTGCCCGAGCGGGAGGCCGTCCGGCGCGCCAACCTGTACGCAGGACTATCCACGACTGGTGTCGGCACGCAAAAGTCGTTTTACGACCGGGCGCGCTTCGACCAGGAGTGGTCAGCAAGATCGAAGTCCTGA
- a CDS encoding aldehyde dehydrogenase family protein, giving the protein MSIAEKFATMEYGPAPEDPKEAVAWLDRHGRRFAHFINGAWQKPSADGYFDTFDPSNGEKLASLAQGSSADVDAAVKAARAASPKWQALTPHIRARYLYAIARQIQKHSRLFAVLETMDNGKTIRESRDIDIPLVARHFYHHAGWAQLLEQEFPDYAACGVIGQIIPWNFPLLMLAWKIAPALATGNTVVLKPAEFTTLTALLFAEVCQEVGLPAGVVNIVTGDGSTGEALVKHPDLDKIAFTGSTEVGRAIRSATASSHKRLSLELGGKSPFIIFEDADLDGAVEGLVDGIWFNQGQVCCAGSRLLVQESVAETLISKVRDRMSTLRLGSPLDKGIDIGPIVARVQLERIRKLVDQGVAEGATCWQPPTILPEGGFYYPPTLLSNVHPTSIVAQQEIFGPVLATMTFRTPREAVELANNTVYGLAACVWSESINVALQTAAQLKAGVVWVNCTNLFDAACGFGGYRESGYGREGGREGLLEYLEPKWFKSTPVLPVAKTPDATAHEKAADTSVPAIDRTVKLYIGGKQARPDSGYSMQVRGTDGSLLGEAPLGNRKDIRNAVEAARKADGWAKTTAHNRAQVLYYSAENLSQRRDEIARRLAAVVGEKQANAEVTLGIERIFSYAAWADKFDGAVHNPPFRNIAIAMHEAIGTIGVICPSEAPLLGFLSLVMPALAVGNTVIAIPSERYPLITGDLYQLFDTSDLPGGAVNIVTGYASQLLKTIAEHDDVDAIWCFGDETQAAAAKSASIGNLKQVFTNEGRAIDWFNPKLAEGRWFLEHATQVKNIWVPYGE; this is encoded by the coding sequence ATGAGCATTGCCGAAAAATTTGCAACCATGGAATACGGTCCCGCCCCCGAGGATCCGAAAGAAGCCGTTGCCTGGCTCGATCGACACGGACGGCGCTTCGCGCACTTCATCAACGGCGCATGGCAGAAACCGTCGGCAGATGGATACTTCGACACCTTCGATCCTTCGAACGGAGAGAAACTCGCCTCCCTGGCGCAGGGATCCAGTGCAGACGTGGACGCCGCGGTGAAAGCTGCACGAGCAGCGTCCCCGAAATGGCAAGCGCTTACGCCCCACATTCGGGCGCGCTATTTGTACGCAATTGCGCGACAGATTCAGAAACATTCGCGGCTGTTCGCTGTCCTCGAAACAATGGATAACGGCAAAACGATCCGCGAAAGCCGCGACATCGACATTCCATTGGTTGCTCGACATTTCTATCATCACGCCGGTTGGGCACAGTTGCTGGAGCAGGAGTTCCCTGACTACGCTGCCTGTGGAGTCATCGGACAGATCATTCCCTGGAATTTCCCTCTGCTGATGCTGGCATGGAAAATTGCGCCCGCTTTGGCTACCGGGAACACGGTCGTGTTGAAACCTGCTGAATTCACAACTCTCACCGCACTGTTGTTCGCCGAGGTCTGCCAGGAAGTTGGACTGCCAGCGGGAGTGGTGAACATCGTGACGGGCGACGGTTCCACCGGCGAAGCGCTCGTGAAGCATCCCGATCTCGACAAGATCGCATTCACGGGTTCGACCGAAGTGGGACGCGCGATCCGCTCGGCCACCGCCTCCAGCCACAAACGACTGTCCCTCGAGTTGGGAGGCAAGTCTCCCTTCATTATTTTCGAGGACGCGGACCTCGACGGCGCAGTCGAAGGACTGGTCGATGGAATCTGGTTCAACCAAGGACAAGTCTGTTGCGCTGGATCGCGCCTGCTCGTGCAAGAGAGTGTCGCCGAAACGCTAATCTCCAAAGTGCGAGACCGTATGAGCACTTTGCGGCTCGGATCGCCACTCGACAAAGGCATCGACATCGGCCCGATCGTCGCTCGGGTACAACTGGAACGAATTCGCAAACTGGTTGACCAGGGAGTCGCTGAAGGAGCGACTTGCTGGCAACCGCCAACCATATTGCCGGAGGGCGGTTTTTACTATCCGCCGACTTTGCTGAGTAATGTCCATCCCACTTCGATCGTCGCGCAGCAGGAGATCTTCGGACCGGTTTTAGCGACGATGACCTTCCGCACTCCACGAGAAGCGGTAGAACTGGCGAACAACACGGTCTACGGACTGGCCGCCTGCGTCTGGAGTGAAAGTATTAACGTGGCATTGCAGACAGCGGCACAGTTGAAAGCCGGCGTCGTGTGGGTGAATTGCACCAACCTGTTTGACGCAGCCTGCGGATTTGGAGGCTATCGAGAAAGCGGTTACGGACGCGAAGGTGGGCGCGAGGGCTTGCTCGAATACCTGGAACCGAAGTGGTTCAAGAGTACCCCGGTTCTGCCAGTGGCGAAGACTCCGGATGCGACTGCTCACGAGAAGGCAGCTGACACTAGCGTTCCCGCCATTGATCGCACGGTGAAACTCTATATCGGTGGCAAGCAGGCTCGTCCGGATTCCGGATACAGCATGCAGGTTCGCGGCACGGACGGAAGCCTGTTGGGAGAAGCTCCGCTCGGCAACCGGAAAGATATCCGCAACGCTGTGGAAGCCGCCCGCAAAGCTGACGGTTGGGCAAAGACGACGGCCCACAATCGCGCCCAGGTGCTCTACTACAGCGCCGAGAATCTCTCGCAAAGACGCGATGAGATTGCGCGTCGTCTCGCGGCGGTAGTCGGAGAAAAACAAGCCAACGCAGAAGTCACCCTCGGCATTGAGCGCATCTTCTCCTATGCTGCATGGGCGGACAAATTCGATGGCGCCGTGCACAATCCGCCGTTTCGCAATATTGCCATCGCCATGCATGAGGCGATTGGAACGATTGGCGTGATCTGTCCGAGCGAAGCGCCTCTGCTGGGATTTCTTTCCTTAGTTATGCCGGCACTCGCAGTGGGGAACACTGTGATCGCGATCCCGTCAGAACGGTATCCGCTGATCACTGGCGATCTTTACCAGCTTTTCGACACCAGCGATCTGCCGGGCGGCGCGGTCAACATCGTGACTGGCTATGCGTCGCAACTCTTAAAGACAATCGCGGAGCATGATGACGTCGACGCGATCTGGTGCTTTGGCGACGAGACACAGGCGGCGGCAGCTAAATCGGCTTCCATCGGGAACCTCAAACAAGTATTCACCAACGAGGGCCGCGCCATCGACTGGTTCAATCCCAAACTGGCCGAAGGACGCTGGTTTCTCGAGCACGCGACCCAGGTAAAAAACATCTGGGTTCCCTACGGCGAATAG
- a CDS encoding VCBS repeat-containing protein: MPASLRGLAFPSVNLAITSGALSTEGDYHLHPHYRSPTSLDATLLKAKAGLDEFITEKYAYEISAILAGWSASLLRSSQDVSAIAGRLAPGFLGASLQPLESRQLRPGPAVEAFQHKFSTDLSLQADAFLQDLRSCLNTFTGLLTADFQITTIDAGPLSQSPQSSSQVKTRIRYELVGTERNFYRAQRVGYWEMQWTSDSPGSFLLHSWHALEETNSRSAKPIFVDITNNALRNNPSYSSHLQRGTDYWRTVLDGACGIDIYGHNGIAVGDFDSDGFDDLYVCQPAGLPNRLYRNRGDGTFQDVTETSGVGVLDNTACALFVDVDNDGRQDLIVVCASGPLLYLNQGNGQFRQKRDAFHFATPPQGTFTGAAVADYDRDGWLDIYFCLYVYYQGADQYKYPSPYYDAQNGPPNFLMRNQRDGTFRDVTGQTGLDKNNTRYSFCCAWNDFDGDGWPDLYVVNDFGRKNLYRNNGDGTFTDIADQAGVADVGAGMGVSWLDYDNDGRPDLYVANMWTAAGERIAQQEAFQAHASADVRARYRKHAMGNSLFHHDGSDARSNRFHDATSSAGVGMGRWAWSSDAWDFDHDGFSDLYVTNGMVSGPSRDDLNSFFWRQVVAKSPAEAKPSREYEQGWNAINELIRADGTWSGYERNVFYANNRDGTFSDVSGAVGIDFLEDGRAFALADFDHDGRQEVFVKNRNAPQLRILQNVLDDMPPSIAFRLEGSKSNRDAIGAVVTLETASGRQMRTLQAGSGFLSQHSKDVFFGLGNVKDVVKASILWPSGTRQELHELPINHRIWIKEGSEPSRIEPFSLKAKSVETNGTTGASASRTQPDDAALPVTIETWLLAPVSAPDFSLLDLAGESRTLASFRGQSVLLSFWTTESASSQADMTSLERARTQWAAQGLHVVTINIDSGKSQTDIEKFAREQRLTFPILRISDDVAGIYNIVYRYIFDRHRDLTLPTSFLISETGDIVKIYQGTLNAEHVEQDFRHQPHTAAERLAKALPFPGVTDSTEFGRNYLSYGSVFFQRGYYDQAGAAFERALRDDPDSAEALYGIGSVYLNQQNTAEARQSFERATKLRASYPDTLANAWNNLGLLSAREGRTEEAIGYFKQALQLSPDHVVALENMGSAYRQLKQWDDARSFFERALAISPDDAEANYGLGMVFAQTDDTNHALDHFQRALRSRPAYPEALNNLGILYLRTQRRDEAVAKFEECIRVAPPFDQSYLNLARVYALEQASDKARAVLLELLKQRPGHLQAQEMLQRLGR; this comes from the coding sequence TTGCCAGCTAGCTTACGCGGCCTTGCGTTCCCTTCCGTCAACCTGGCGATCACAAGCGGAGCGCTATCTACAGAGGGCGATTATCATTTACATCCGCATTACCGAAGCCCCACCTCCCTCGATGCCACGTTGCTCAAGGCGAAGGCCGGACTCGACGAATTCATCACCGAGAAGTATGCGTACGAAATCTCTGCGATTCTTGCGGGCTGGAGTGCGAGCCTGCTGCGATCGTCGCAGGACGTAAGCGCGATTGCTGGACGGCTCGCGCCGGGTTTTCTCGGAGCGTCACTACAACCGTTGGAGTCGCGCCAGTTGCGGCCGGGCCCAGCGGTCGAAGCGTTCCAGCACAAATTTTCAACGGACCTTTCCCTGCAAGCGGATGCGTTCCTTCAAGACCTGCGGTCTTGTCTGAATACGTTTACGGGACTCTTGACTGCTGATTTTCAGATCACCACCATTGACGCTGGGCCATTGTCTCAAAGCCCACAGAGTTCATCACAGGTCAAGACTCGTATTCGCTATGAACTGGTAGGTACGGAGCGCAACTTCTATCGTGCACAGCGGGTTGGCTACTGGGAGATGCAGTGGACTTCAGATTCACCGGGCTCGTTCCTCTTGCACAGTTGGCACGCTCTCGAAGAGACAAACAGCCGCTCGGCCAAGCCGATCTTCGTGGACATCACAAACAATGCACTGAGGAACAACCCATCCTATTCATCGCACTTACAGCGCGGGACTGACTACTGGCGCACCGTGCTGGATGGTGCCTGCGGCATTGATATCTACGGGCACAATGGCATCGCGGTCGGCGATTTCGACAGCGATGGCTTTGACGATCTGTACGTTTGCCAGCCAGCTGGCTTGCCCAACCGCCTCTATCGAAATCGCGGTGACGGAACCTTCCAAGACGTTACGGAGACTTCGGGTGTGGGCGTCCTCGACAATACTGCGTGTGCCCTTTTCGTCGACGTCGATAACGATGGCCGCCAAGACCTGATTGTCGTCTGCGCCAGTGGGCCTTTGTTGTACTTGAATCAAGGCAACGGACAATTTCGCCAAAAGCGGGATGCGTTTCACTTCGCAACTCCACCGCAGGGGACGTTCACGGGAGCGGCTGTCGCAGACTATGACCGGGACGGGTGGCTCGATATTTATTTCTGTCTCTACGTCTACTACCAGGGCGCCGATCAATACAAATATCCGTCTCCTTATTACGACGCCCAAAATGGGCCCCCGAATTTCCTGATGCGCAATCAGCGTGACGGCACGTTCCGCGATGTCACTGGACAAACTGGCCTCGACAAGAACAACACACGCTACAGCTTTTGCTGTGCCTGGAACGATTTCGACGGTGACGGCTGGCCCGACCTGTATGTGGTCAATGATTTCGGCCGCAAGAATCTCTACCGCAACAACGGCGACGGCACTTTCACCGACATTGCAGATCAGGCTGGCGTGGCCGATGTCGGCGCGGGTATGGGTGTCAGCTGGCTTGACTATGACAACGACGGTCGTCCTGATCTATACGTCGCAAATATGTGGACAGCCGCCGGCGAGCGCATCGCCCAGCAGGAAGCCTTTCAGGCACATGCATCCGCGGACGTCCGGGCTCGCTATCGCAAACATGCAATGGGCAATTCGCTGTTCCACCACGATGGATCGGATGCACGGTCCAATCGTTTTCATGACGCAACGTCGTCGGCTGGAGTAGGGATGGGCCGCTGGGCGTGGTCGAGCGACGCGTGGGACTTTGACCACGATGGATTTTCGGATCTTTATGTCACCAACGGCATGGTTTCCGGCCCATCGCGCGACGACTTGAATAGTTTTTTCTGGCGACAGGTTGTTGCGAAGTCTCCCGCGGAGGCCAAACCATCCCGTGAATACGAACAGGGCTGGAATGCGATCAACGAGTTGATTCGAGCGGACGGCACCTGGAGCGGATACGAACGAAACGTCTTTTATGCAAATAATCGTGACGGCACATTTTCCGATGTCTCCGGCGCGGTCGGAATTGATTTCCTGGAGGATGGCCGGGCCTTCGCGCTTGCTGACTTCGATCACGATGGCCGACAGGAAGTGTTCGTCAAGAATCGGAATGCCCCGCAGTTGCGAATTTTACAAAACGTGCTGGACGATATGCCTCCGTCGATTGCATTTCGCCTGGAGGGATCGAAGAGTAACCGGGATGCGATCGGCGCAGTAGTCACACTGGAAACAGCATCGGGCCGGCAGATGCGCACTCTGCAGGCGGGGTCGGGGTTTCTCTCGCAACACAGCAAGGATGTGTTCTTCGGCCTTGGCAACGTTAAGGACGTCGTGAAAGCGTCGATCCTCTGGCCCAGTGGAACGAGACAAGAACTTCATGAGTTACCGATCAACCATCGAATATGGATCAAGGAAGGCTCTGAGCCATCGCGAATCGAACCATTCTCACTCAAGGCGAAATCAGTAGAAACGAACGGGACGACTGGCGCCTCTGCTTCACGCACCCAGCCTGATGACGCTGCCTTGCCAGTCACCATCGAAACATGGCTATTGGCGCCCGTTTCCGCGCCGGACTTCTCCCTGCTCGACCTCGCCGGGGAGTCCCGCACTCTGGCTTCATTTCGCGGGCAGTCTGTGCTCCTTAGTTTCTGGACGACTGAGTCCGCAAGCAGCCAGGCCGACATGACATCCTTGGAACGCGCGCGCACGCAATGGGCAGCGCAAGGATTGCATGTTGTCACAATAAACATCGATAGTGGCAAGTCACAAACGGATATTGAGAAGTTCGCTCGCGAGCAACGTCTGACTTTCCCAATTCTTCGTATATCCGACGATGTGGCTGGCATCTACAACATCGTCTACCGTTACATCTTTGATCGCCATCGCGACCTGACCTTGCCAACATCGTTCCTGATAAGTGAAACGGGAGATATCGTAAAGATCTATCAAGGCACCCTGAACGCAGAACACGTCGAACAGGATTTTCGACATCAGCCGCACACAGCCGCGGAAAGGCTTGCGAAAGCGCTGCCGTTTCCGGGCGTGACGGACAGCACTGAGTTCGGACGCAATTATCTTTCTTATGGTTCTGTGTTCTTTCAACGCGGCTACTACGATCAGGCGGGCGCTGCATTCGAACGGGCTCTGCGCGATGATCCTGATAGCGCAGAGGCCCTCTATGGCATTGGGAGTGTGTATCTCAATCAGCAGAATACAGCTGAGGCTCGTCAGAGTTTCGAGCGAGCTACGAAGCTGCGCGCAAGTTATCCGGACACACTGGCGAATGCATGGAACAACCTGGGACTTCTTTCCGCACGCGAAGGCCGCACTGAAGAAGCAATCGGATATTTCAAACAAGCTTTGCAATTGAGCCCCGACCATGTTGTCGCGCTGGAAAACATGGGCAGTGCGTACCGTCAATTGAAGCAGTGGGATGACGCACGGAGTTTCTTTGAGCGTGCGCTTGCCATCAGTCCCGACGATGCCGAGGCCAACTACGGACTAGGCATGGTGTTCGCCCAGACTGATGATACGAACCACGCTCTCGATCATTTCCAAAGAGCGCTACGATCCCGACCGGCGTACCCCGAAGCGCTCAACAATCTGGGGATTCTCTACCTGAGAACACAGCGGCGCGACGAGGCAGTAGCGAAATTTGAAGAGTGCATCCGAGTGGCGCCCCCCTTTGACCAGTCGTATTTGAACCTTGCGCGGGTGTATGCGTTGGAGCAAGCTTCGGACAAGGCTCGCGCCGTTTTGCTGGAACTTCTCAAGCAACGTCCAGGACATCTGCAAGCGCAGGAGATGTTGCAACGGTTAGGGCGATGA
- a CDS encoding nucleoside hydrolase, which yields MKGSALFQRTISSAVVLFACLVALLVAPAAGATRKVIFDTDPGTDDAMALMLALNSPELDVRAITVVPGNVTAQQGLENALRMVSLANRCDIPIAAGAQHPLFQKLITAEFWHGKNGLANVELPPSKCKVDGRYGPDLIIQMVHAAPHELTLVPVGPLTNIALAVLKDPSIVPLVKEVIIMGGSITGGNVNAAAEANIYNDPEAAQIVFQAGWRLTMVGLDVGDKTLFSRRYLAQLGQTHGPINDFMVQVAGYLIDLSEKFGSPGSPMYDPLAVGVAIDATLVKAPEMHVDVETRGEFTRGETVANRHGYVERNVLHGDRYLIEGADKVEPNAKVCVDVDADRFLEMFVTRIRGK from the coding sequence ATGAAAGGCAGCGCTCTATTTCAGCGAACAATCAGTTCCGCCGTCGTTTTGTTCGCGTGTCTGGTAGCACTGCTGGTTGCGCCCGCGGCGGGTGCCACGCGAAAGGTGATCTTCGATACCGACCCGGGTACCGACGATGCCATGGCGTTGATGCTGGCCCTGAATTCGCCGGAACTCGATGTCCGTGCCATCACGGTTGTGCCGGGCAATGTGACTGCACAACAAGGCCTGGAAAACGCTCTGCGGATGGTCTCGCTCGCCAATCGCTGCGATATTCCGATTGCGGCGGGAGCGCAACATCCACTTTTTCAGAAATTGATCACTGCCGAGTTCTGGCACGGCAAGAATGGCTTGGCAAATGTCGAACTGCCGCCCAGTAAGTGCAAAGTGGACGGACGGTACGGCCCCGACTTGATCATCCAAATGGTGCATGCGGCGCCACACGAACTCACACTTGTGCCCGTAGGGCCGCTGACCAACATCGCGCTCGCCGTTCTCAAGGATCCGTCGATCGTTCCCCTGGTGAAGGAAGTGATCATCATGGGCGGGTCGATTACGGGTGGCAATGTGAACGCCGCAGCCGAGGCGAATATCTACAACGACCCCGAGGCCGCGCAAATTGTTTTTCAGGCAGGTTGGCGCCTCACCATGGTTGGCCTCGACGTCGGCGACAAGACGCTCTTCTCGAGAAGATACCTCGCACAACTCGGCCAGACTCACGGGCCGATCAACGACTTCATGGTTCAGGTGGCGGGATATTTGATCGATCTCTCGGAAAAATTTGGCTCCCCGGGATCTCCCATGTACGATCCACTCGCGGTCGGAGTCGCCATTGATGCGACCCTGGTGAAAGCCCCGGAGATGCATGTCGACGTGGAAACACGTGGCGAATTCACGCGCGGCGAAACCGTGGCCAATCGACACGGATATGTCGAGCGCAACGTGCTGCACGGTGATCGATATTTGATCGAAGGCGCGGACAAAGTCGAGCCGAACGCCAAAGTCTGCGTCGATGTTGATGCCGACCGTTTTCTGGAGATGTTCGTTACACGAATTCGCGGCAAGTAG
- a CDS encoding phosphoribosylanthranilate isomerase, translating into MKATVTPRVKICCISSKEEAALAIECGASALGLVSHMPSGPGVITDQQIAEIAATVPPPIATFLLTSRQSISEIISQQQFCRTNCIQICDHLTGGTHRELKDALPGISIIQVVHVVGPESVEEACTAARYADAILLDSGNQKLAVKELGGTGKTHDWKFSKMIRERIDVPLFLAGGLTPENVAQAIQEVGPFGLDLCSSVRSSGKLDETKLRRFFAAVQGVTAPAC; encoded by the coding sequence ATGAAGGCTACCGTCACTCCCCGGGTAAAGATCTGCTGTATCAGCAGCAAGGAAGAAGCGGCTCTGGCCATCGAGTGCGGCGCCTCCGCGCTGGGATTGGTCTCTCACATGCCAAGCGGGCCGGGCGTCATCACGGATCAGCAAATTGCAGAGATTGCCGCCACGGTTCCTCCCCCGATTGCAACGTTCCTGCTGACCTCGCGACAGAGCATCAGTGAAATCATCTCTCAGCAACAATTCTGCCGCACCAACTGCATTCAAATCTGCGACCACCTGACCGGCGGCACCCATCGAGAACTTAAAGATGCTTTGCCGGGAATTTCCATCATTCAGGTTGTTCATGTCGTGGGCCCCGAATCGGTGGAGGAAGCCTGTACCGCTGCGCGCTACGCCGACGCGATCTTGCTTGACTCAGGCAATCAGAAACTTGCAGTGAAAGAGCTCGGCGGCACCGGGAAGACCCATGACTGGAAATTCAGCAAGATGATTCGAGAGCGAATCGATGTCCCGCTTTTCCTTGCTGGTGGCCTAACGCCCGAGAACGTTGCCCAGGCGATTCAGGAGGTTGGACCATTCGGACTGGACCTCTGTTCCAGCGTGCGAAGCAGCGGCAAACTCGACGAGACGAAGCTTCGGCGCTTCTTCGCTGCGGTGCAGGGCGTCACCGCCCCGGCCTGTTGA
- the deoC gene encoding deoxyribose-phosphate aldolase produces the protein MTADHDQQRGIAHDIVQRDVRRDVPHAASPENVIADLAGRPLFRNTGIPLDEHWVKDVRVNTSAVERRAQSQVARRTVKKDWQAAWLLRSITCMDLTTLSGDDTDERVRRLCAKARQPIRQDLVEKLGIAGLDIKVAAVCVYHTFIETALHALEGTRIHVAAVSTGFPAGLSPLAERVAEIRRSVEAGAHEIDVVITRAHVFGGHWQALYDEVAAFKHACGTAHIKVILGTGDLLTLRNVARASVVAMMAGADFIKTSTGKEPTNATLPVGLVMTRAIREYAQRTGMAVGFKPAGGIRTAKQSLDWLAMMKEELGLSWVRAEMFRFGASGLLGDIERQLEHHVTGRYSAENRHPLA, from the coding sequence ATGACAGCCGATCACGACCAACAGCGCGGGATTGCGCATGACATAGTTCAGCGCGACGTGCGGCGCGACGTTCCCCACGCCGCATCACCGGAGAATGTCATTGCCGATCTGGCCGGGCGTCCCCTGTTTCGCAATACCGGAATCCCACTCGACGAACATTGGGTTAAAGACGTACGGGTCAACACCAGCGCGGTCGAACGGCGAGCCCAGTCCCAGGTTGCGCGAAGAACCGTTAAGAAGGACTGGCAAGCGGCGTGGCTACTGCGTTCGATCACGTGCATGGATCTGACCACGCTCTCCGGGGATGACACTGACGAACGAGTCCGCCGGTTGTGCGCGAAAGCACGGCAGCCGATTCGGCAGGACCTCGTCGAAAAATTGGGCATCGCAGGACTCGACATCAAAGTCGCGGCTGTGTGCGTGTATCACACTTTTATTGAAACCGCCCTGCACGCGCTCGAAGGCACGCGCATCCATGTTGCCGCCGTCTCCACGGGATTTCCTGCTGGCCTTTCGCCGCTCGCAGAGCGGGTCGCGGAAATTCGTCGGTCCGTAGAGGCTGGAGCGCATGAAATTGACGTCGTCATCACGCGGGCCCATGTTTTTGGCGGCCATTGGCAGGCGCTCTACGACGAAGTTGCCGCGTTCAAACACGCCTGCGGCACGGCGCACATCAAAGTAATTCTAGGAACGGGCGACCTGTTGACTCTCCGCAATGTTGCGCGAGCCAGCGTCGTGGCCATGATGGCCGGCGCCGACTTCATCAAGACATCGACCGGCAAAGAGCCGACCAATGCAACCTTACCGGTGGGATTGGTGATGACACGCGCCATCCGCGAATACGCGCAACGTACTGGTATGGCCGTCGGCTTCAAGCCAGCGGGCGGCATTCGCACGGCGAAACAGTCTCTCGATTGGCTAGCCATGATGAAGGAAGAGCTTGGCCTCTCGTGGGTGCGCGCAGAAATGTTTCGTTTTGGTGCGAGCGGATTGCTAGGCGACATCGAGCGGCAACTCGAACATCACGTGACGGGACGCTACTCGGCCGAGAATCGCCACCCGCTGGCGTAG